The Micromonospora krabiensis genome window below encodes:
- a CDS encoding helix-turn-helix transcriptional regulator, which yields MPARAGEQRLSRRHRRVLAEVAELCSSGLPSTEVYGRADALLRPVLGYDGVCWHDSDPATGLVTSVVSPDLRLSDFHAAVELEVWGDDIATFPVIRRSGRAAETLSRATGGRPDRSLRYRDQIRPAGYGDELRAVFDSRGGRWGCAAFMRAPDRGHYRPEELALANAAAPLIGAALRRSAAETGAVGPIASEGPAAHAPAVLVVGPDNRVLHADERAEELLERLCADTAVLFGVPLPFVMAAEHARAVAAGRPVPQPPLRARTTDGRWHVLHASLLGRSTRSPVAVVITLAGPAELIPVTFAAYGLTDREAQVALYAVRGLSTAEIAAALLVSPYTVQDHLKAVFDKTGVRSRREFVAMLLTADRADAVVAAAATGARPDVTGGQ from the coding sequence ATGCCGGCTCGCGCGGGAGAACAGCGGTTATCTCGGAGGCATCGGCGAGTCCTGGCCGAGGTGGCGGAGCTTTGTTCGTCCGGACTGCCGTCGACCGAGGTGTACGGCCGCGCCGACGCGCTGCTGCGCCCGGTGTTGGGTTATGACGGCGTCTGCTGGCACGACAGTGACCCGGCGACCGGGTTGGTCACCTCGGTCGTCAGTCCGGATCTGCGGCTGTCGGATTTCCATGCGGCGGTCGAGCTGGAGGTGTGGGGCGACGACATCGCGACGTTTCCGGTGATCCGGCGCAGTGGCCGGGCGGCGGAGACGCTCAGCCGGGCCACCGGGGGACGACCCGACCGGAGTCTGCGGTACCGCGACCAGATCCGGCCGGCCGGCTACGGCGACGAGTTGCGCGCGGTCTTCGACAGTCGGGGCGGCCGGTGGGGCTGCGCGGCGTTCATGCGGGCCCCGGACCGTGGCCACTACCGGCCTGAGGAGTTGGCGCTGGCGAACGCGGCGGCGCCGCTGATCGGTGCCGCGCTGCGGCGCAGCGCCGCCGAGACCGGCGCGGTCGGACCGATCGCCTCGGAGGGACCGGCCGCCCACGCTCCGGCGGTGCTGGTCGTCGGTCCGGACAATCGGGTGCTGCACGCCGACGAGCGCGCCGAGGAGTTGCTCGAGAGGCTCTGCGCTGACACCGCCGTGCTGTTCGGTGTGCCGCTGCCGTTCGTCATGGCGGCCGAGCACGCCCGTGCGGTCGCGGCCGGCCGACCCGTGCCGCAGCCGCCGCTGCGAGCCCGGACGACGGACGGTCGGTGGCACGTGCTGCACGCCTCGCTGCTCGGCCGGTCGACGCGATCGCCCGTCGCCGTGGTGATCACACTGGCCGGCCCGGCCGAGCTGATTCCGGTCACTTTCGCCGCGTACGGCTTGACCGACCGCGAGGCGCAGGTCGCGCTGTATGCGGTGCGGGGTCTGAGCACCGCCGAGATCGCCGCCGCCCTGCTGGTGTCGCCGTACACGGTGCAGGACCACCTGAAGGCGGTGTTCGACAAGACCGGGGTGCGCAGCCGGCGCGAGTTCGTGGCGATGCTGCTGACCGCCGATCGGGCGGACGCCGTCGTGGCCGCCGCGGCCACGGGCGCCCGCCCGGATGTCACCGGAGGTCAGTAG
- a CDS encoding response regulator, translated as MTSQVITVLIADDHELVRSGLRVVLDEPDLTVVAEAATGTEAVRLTREHRPDLVLMDIRMPKLDGLEATRRILGDPVTAGVRVVVLTTYDLDEYVFRALRLGASGFALKDFEPAQLVDGLRAVARGDGMLAPAVTRRLISVFARSPAPDSGRLELARLTTREREVLDLVVAGRDNTDIADALRISPATARTHVSRLLSKVGARDRANLVIMAYESGLVVPGTP; from the coding sequence ATGACCAGCCAGGTGATCACGGTCCTCATCGCCGACGACCATGAACTGGTCCGGTCCGGGCTGCGGGTCGTCCTCGACGAGCCGGACCTGACCGTGGTCGCGGAGGCCGCCACCGGCACCGAGGCCGTGCGGTTGACGCGCGAACACCGACCCGACCTGGTGCTGATGGACATTCGCATGCCCAAGCTGGACGGGCTGGAGGCGACCCGCCGGATCCTCGGCGATCCGGTGACCGCCGGCGTGCGCGTGGTCGTGCTGACCACGTACGACCTGGACGAGTACGTGTTCCGGGCGTTGCGCCTCGGGGCCAGCGGCTTCGCGTTGAAGGACTTCGAACCGGCACAGCTCGTCGACGGCCTGCGGGCGGTCGCACGGGGTGACGGCATGCTGGCACCCGCCGTCACCCGCCGCCTCATCTCCGTCTTCGCCCGCTCACCGGCCCCCGACAGCGGGCGTCTGGAACTCGCGCGGCTGACGACCCGGGAGCGGGAGGTGCTGGACCTGGTCGTCGCCGGCCGCGACAACACCGACATCGCCGACGCGTTGCGGATCAGCCCGGCCACCGCCCGCACGCACGTCAGCCGGCTGCTGTCCAAGGTCGGGGCCCGGGACCGCGCCAATCTCGTGATCATGGCGTACGAGTCGGGGTTGGTGGTGCCCGGCACCCCGTGA
- a CDS encoding sensor histidine kinase: protein MALLVVVAALVVGGVQTAGGDVSASGRLTGAAILLAATAALYWRRRRPAVVLAVTAAAAVGYYLLGYPLGPEPLPFVVALYATAEAGRRMIAVAAVPVAVGLVLAADVTAGRTPEGEDLVAVAAVLVAAVGLGELARSRREQRQAYAEQAATQERLRIARDLHDTLAHQLTAISVQAGAALHKRDSRPELAYPALETVRQVAGDALREVRAVLGAVRVDPAGGQNACEAVPALGARAGLAVTMSVSGEAVALPPHVDAATYRIAQEALTNVGRHAGVTEVEVRLAYLPRHVEIEVLDRGNGGAGGDGRVPGGHGIAGMRERVTALGGRFSAGPRPGGGFRVWAMLPR from the coding sequence GTGGCGTTGCTGGTGGTGGTGGCGGCTCTTGTCGTCGGCGGCGTGCAGACCGCCGGCGGTGATGTGTCCGCGTCGGGTCGGCTGACCGGTGCGGCCATCCTTCTCGCCGCCACCGCCGCCCTGTACTGGCGTCGGCGCCGCCCGGCCGTCGTGCTCGCCGTCACCGCCGCCGCCGCGGTCGGCTACTACCTGCTCGGTTATCCCCTGGGTCCGGAGCCACTGCCCTTCGTGGTGGCGCTCTACGCGACGGCCGAGGCCGGCCGACGGATGATCGCGGTGGCGGCGGTCCCGGTGGCGGTCGGGCTGGTGCTGGCCGCCGACGTCACTGCCGGCCGGACCCCCGAGGGTGAGGACCTGGTGGCGGTCGCGGCCGTGCTGGTCGCCGCGGTCGGGCTCGGCGAGCTCGCCCGGTCCCGGCGCGAGCAGCGGCAGGCGTACGCCGAGCAGGCCGCGACGCAGGAGCGCCTGCGGATAGCCCGGGACCTGCACGACACGCTGGCGCACCAGTTGACCGCGATCAGCGTCCAGGCGGGCGCCGCTCTCCACAAGCGTGACAGCCGACCGGAGCTCGCCTACCCGGCCCTGGAGACCGTCCGCCAGGTCGCCGGGGACGCCCTGCGTGAGGTCAGAGCGGTGCTGGGCGCCGTCCGCGTCGACCCCGCCGGTGGTCAGAACGCGTGCGAGGCGGTCCCGGCGTTGGGGGCGCGGGCCGGGCTCGCGGTGACGATGAGCGTGTCCGGCGAGGCTGTCGCACTGCCACCCCACGTCGATGCCGCCACCTACCGGATCGCGCAGGAGGCGCTGACCAACGTCGGCCGGCACGCCGGTGTGACCGAGGTGGAGGTGCGGCTGGCGTACCTGCCACGGCACGTCGAGATCGAGGTGCTCGACCGGGGCAACGGAGGCGCGGGCGGTGACGGTCGGGTGCCCGGCGGTCACGGCATCGCCGGGATGCGGGAGCGGGTGACCGCGCTCGGCGGACGCTTCAGCGCCGGACCCCGCCCCGGTGGCGGGTTCCGGGTCTGGGCGATGCTTCCCCGATGA
- a CDS encoding IS110 family RNA-guided transposase — protein MVVVLGVDVHKDTHTVVGADQAARKVGERVVRATDAGHRQLLGWARRQFPDERVWAVEDCRHVSARLERALLAAGERVVRVPPKLMAGVRGSARTRGKSDPIDALAIARAALREPDLPVAEHDDVSRDLRLLVDHREDLVGERTRIQNRLRWHLHELDPELDIPARGLDRLVVLDRLTDWLTEQPTTVVTRLAGELLADIRALTARINALEAEITTRVRRIAPALLALPGAGALTAAKIVGETANVTRFRSEACFAMHAGAAPIPASSGRINRHRLARGGNRQLNAALHRIAVTQIRLDGLGRAYYQQRRENGDTTMEALRALKRRLARIVFNLLKDQQPVTPDVLPAAA, from the coding sequence ATGGTGGTGGTGCTGGGAGTTGATGTCCACAAGGACACTCACACGGTCGTCGGTGCCGATCAGGCTGCTCGCAAGGTCGGTGAACGTGTGGTCCGGGCGACCGATGCCGGGCATCGGCAGCTGCTCGGATGGGCCAGGCGGCAGTTCCCCGATGAGCGGGTCTGGGCGGTCGAGGACTGCCGGCATGTGTCGGCTCGGCTGGAACGGGCTCTGCTGGCCGCGGGGGAACGGGTGGTGCGGGTGCCGCCGAAGCTGATGGCTGGTGTCCGTGGCAGCGCTCGCACCCGCGGCAAGTCCGACCCGATCGACGCGCTCGCGATCGCTCGGGCGGCGCTGCGGGAACCGGACCTGCCGGTCGCCGAGCACGACGATGTGTCCCGGGACCTGCGGCTGCTGGTGGATCACCGGGAGGATCTGGTCGGTGAACGGACCCGGATACAGAACCGGCTGCGGTGGCACCTGCACGAACTCGACCCGGAACTCGATATCCCGGCGCGGGGCCTGGACCGGCTCGTCGTGCTGGACCGGCTCACCGACTGGCTCACCGAACAGCCGACCACGGTGGTGACCCGGCTGGCTGGCGAGTTGCTGGCCGACATCCGCGCGCTTACCGCCCGGATCAACGCCCTCGAAGCCGAGATCACCACCAGGGTCCGACGCATCGCGCCCGCGTTGCTCGCCTTGCCCGGCGCGGGGGCCTTGACGGCGGCGAAGATCGTGGGGGAAACCGCGAACGTCACCCGGTTCCGGTCCGAGGCGTGTTTCGCGATGCACGCTGGCGCCGCTCCGATCCCTGCCAGCTCGGGACGCATCAACCGGCACCGACTGGCTCGCGGTGGCAACCGGCAACTCAACGCCGCCCTGCACCGCATCGCGGTCACCCAGATCCGTCTCGACGGCCTGGGCCGGGCCTACTACCAGCAACGACGCGAGAACGGCGACACCACCATGGAAGCCCTCAGAGCACTGAAACGCCGACTCGCCCGCATCGTCTTCAACCTACTCAAAGATCAACAACCAGTCACGCCGGACGTGCTTCCGGCAGCGGCTTGA
- a CDS encoding LLM class F420-dependent oxidoreductase, which produces MAQRLVSVWQPFFLASESQSAAVEAATELEELGYSRIWFSGGFGENVAPRFREILDGTKHIGVASGIVSIWHSSPSEVAEFAQDAERAHPGRFLLGVGASHAVVVEGSGTSYRRPYTRMVEYLDGLDAAGLPAERRILAALGPRMLELARDRSAGAHPYFAPAEHTAEARAAIGPDRLLAPEVAVVVDPDPTTARATARQYASRYLALPNYTNNLRRFGFTDEDFAGGGSDRLIDALIPCGGAEEVAAGLEKHYQAGADEVAIQVLNGGDDMTFPADSFRALAAAVI; this is translated from the coding sequence ATGGCACAGCGACTCGTCAGCGTATGGCAACCGTTCTTCCTCGCCAGCGAAAGTCAGAGCGCAGCCGTCGAGGCGGCGACCGAGTTGGAGGAGCTCGGCTATTCACGGATCTGGTTCTCCGGCGGCTTCGGGGAAAACGTCGCCCCACGCTTCCGGGAGATCCTGGACGGGACAAAACACATCGGGGTCGCGTCGGGGATCGTGAGCATCTGGCACTCGTCGCCCTCGGAGGTGGCGGAGTTCGCCCAGGACGCGGAGCGGGCCCATCCCGGCCGCTTCCTGCTCGGTGTCGGCGCCAGCCACGCCGTGGTCGTGGAGGGCAGCGGCACCAGCTACCGCAGGCCGTACACGAGGATGGTGGAGTACCTCGACGGTCTCGACGCGGCCGGGCTCCCTGCCGAGCGGCGGATCCTGGCCGCGCTCGGCCCCCGGATGCTGGAGCTCGCCCGCGACCGTTCGGCCGGGGCGCACCCGTACTTCGCCCCGGCCGAGCACACCGCCGAGGCCCGGGCCGCGATCGGGCCCGACCGGCTGCTCGCTCCCGAGGTCGCGGTGGTCGTCGACCCCGATCCCACCACCGCCCGCGCGACGGCGCGGCAGTACGCGAGCCGGTACCTCGCGCTGCCGAACTACACGAACAACCTGCGGCGATTCGGATTCACCGACGAGGACTTCGCCGGGGGCGGCAGCGACCGCCTCATCGACGCCCTGATCCCCTGTGGCGGCGCCGAGGAGGTCGCGGCCGGGCTGGAGAAGCACTACCAGGCCGGCGCGGACGAGGTGGCGATCCAGGTACTCAACGGCGGCGACGACATGACCTTTCCCGCCGACTCGTTCCGCGCGCTCGCCGCCGCCGTGATCTGA
- a CDS encoding GNAT family N-acetyltransferase, which yields MARELPVAEDVGGALRVRCMQPGRAIEYVALDAGKDVASLATLAELVAGEDEVTWLTVPTTEPAKAASALTAAGLTVLKHSEKLMTADLRGHQQNTPSAPYRLLTQVDSYGGGSVVTATVRHESGDVGARGTMGLAGTDAVADRIETLPAHRRKGLASAVMGALARSAVEEGAEHGILIASEDGQRLYLALGWQPVADVLIATTPGNTYPS from the coding sequence GTGGCTCGTGAGCTGCCCGTCGCCGAAGACGTCGGCGGCGCGTTGCGGGTCCGGTGCATGCAGCCGGGCCGCGCCATCGAGTACGTCGCGCTCGATGCCGGCAAGGACGTGGCGTCACTGGCCACGCTGGCCGAGCTGGTGGCCGGCGAGGACGAGGTCACCTGGCTGACCGTGCCGACCACGGAGCCGGCCAAGGCGGCCTCGGCTCTGACGGCCGCCGGCCTGACCGTGCTGAAGCACTCGGAGAAGCTGATGACAGCCGACCTTCGCGGGCATCAGCAGAACACGCCGAGCGCGCCGTACCGGCTCCTGACCCAGGTCGACTCGTACGGAGGCGGCAGCGTGGTCACGGCGACGGTACGGCACGAGTCGGGAGACGTCGGTGCACGCGGAACGATGGGACTGGCCGGTACGGACGCGGTCGCGGACCGCATCGAAACCCTGCCGGCTCATCGCCGCAAGGGCCTGGCCAGCGCGGTCATGGGCGCGCTGGCCCGTTCCGCGGTCGAGGAAGGCGCCGAACACGGCATTCTCATCGCCAGCGAAGACGGCCAGCGTCTGTACCTGGCCCTCGGCTGGCAGCCGGTTGCCGATGTGCTGATCGCGACGACGCCGGGCAACACGTACCCGTCCTGA
- a CDS encoding ArsR/SmtB family transcription factor — protein MGREDDAMPDIADVTMVDVLRAVADPIRLRIVQTLADGQPHGKCGAHWEFGVHKSTMTHHFRALREAGLTRTVVAGRTHTVELRRAELDARFPGLIDALTAGSDPSHQTGHGNAGDGSPPATDRTGRVIETG, from the coding sequence ATGGGCCGGGAGGACGACGCGATGCCGGACATCGCCGACGTGACGATGGTCGACGTGCTGCGGGCGGTCGCCGACCCGATCCGCCTGCGCATCGTGCAGACGCTCGCCGACGGTCAGCCGCACGGCAAGTGCGGCGCCCACTGGGAATTCGGCGTGCACAAGTCGACCATGACCCACCACTTCCGCGCGCTGCGAGAGGCGGGCTTGACCCGCACCGTCGTGGCCGGCCGCACGCATACTGTCGAGCTGCGCCGAGCCGAGCTCGACGCCCGCTTCCCCGGCCTGATCGACGCCCTGACCGCCGGCAGCGATCCGTCCCACCAGACGGGTCACGGCAACGCGGGAGATGGCTCACCACCGGCGACGGATCGCACCGGACGGGTGATCGAGACGGGGTAG
- a CDS encoding enoyl-CoA hydratase/isomerase family protein, whose translation MTDVQQSGSVRWSWDTDGVVTVTLDDPGRTANMLNRRHYEGLGACLDDLTRQLERLRGVVLTSAKRSFIAGPDFVPSEITPDEAAGTYDLLTPLRDQARRLETLGRPVAAALNGSALGGGFELALACHYRVGPHDPSVVWALAETWMGIIPGGGGTVRATRMFGIAATVLEIVGPGTAYHPRQALAAGLVDELADDVVAAARAWALAQPAGRFVQRWERPGYQIPGGTAEPPGLAEQVRHRSQGSPVRALAAVLEVAARSAAVPLDEAFDIETAACRALLAAPQIPDLAHLFFAMRALATTPTGLPPTDVRAPLAPAGPHASSSNRAQAGLRTFPQLVANPLAALFFAPDAPIVEITDPGLVPEVRAKGAIPVLIHGGQASFVQSLLDAGPDPAAMAAAARRALDDGLRVDPAGADVASVLAAGFPDWTGGVLHAEGLR comes from the coding sequence ATGACGGATGTCCAACAATCTGGTTCGGTGCGCTGGTCCTGGGACACCGACGGCGTCGTCACCGTGACCCTTGACGACCCCGGCCGCACCGCGAACATGCTCAACCGACGCCACTACGAGGGGCTCGGCGCCTGCCTCGACGACCTCACCCGGCAGCTCGAACGGCTGCGCGGCGTGGTGCTCACCTCGGCGAAACGTTCCTTCATCGCCGGCCCCGACTTCGTGCCCAGCGAGATCACCCCGGACGAGGCCGCCGGCACCTACGACCTGCTGACGCCGCTGCGCGACCAGGCGCGCCGGCTGGAGACCCTGGGCCGCCCCGTTGCGGCCGCGCTCAACGGCTCCGCGCTCGGCGGCGGCTTCGAGCTGGCGCTGGCGTGTCACTACCGGGTCGGTCCGCACGACCCGTCGGTGGTGTGGGCGCTCGCCGAGACCTGGATGGGCATCATTCCCGGAGGTGGCGGGACGGTCCGCGCGACGCGGATGTTCGGGATCGCCGCCACGGTGCTGGAGATCGTCGGGCCGGGTACGGCGTACCACCCGAGGCAGGCACTGGCCGCAGGCTTGGTGGACGAGCTGGCCGACGACGTGGTCGCCGCGGCGCGGGCCTGGGCGCTGGCACAACCAGCCGGGCGTTTCGTGCAGCGCTGGGAGCGGCCCGGCTACCAGATTCCCGGGGGGACCGCGGAGCCGCCGGGTCTCGCCGAGCAGGTGCGGCACCGCTCGCAGGGGTCGCCCGTGCGTGCGCTCGCCGCGGTCCTGGAGGTGGCGGCGCGCAGCGCGGCGGTGCCGCTGGACGAGGCGTTCGACATCGAGACGGCGGCGTGCCGCGCGTTGCTGGCCGCGCCGCAGATCCCGGATCTGGCGCATCTCTTCTTCGCGATGCGTGCGCTCGCTACGACGCCCACCGGACTTCCTCCGACAGATGTGCGGGCCCCGCTCGCCCCGGCAGGCCCGCACGCGTCCTCCTCGAACCGCGCGCAGGCCGGCCTGCGTACGTTCCCGCAGCTCGTCGCCAACCCCTTGGCGGCGCTGTTCTTCGCCCCCGACGCCCCGATCGTCGAGATCACCGACCCGGGCCTCGTCCCCGAGGTCCGGGCGAAGGGCGCCATTCCCGTGCTGATCCACGGCGGTCAGGCCTCCTTCGTGCAGAGCCTCCTAGACGCCGGCCCGGACCCCGCGGCCATGGCCGCCGCCGCCCGCCGCGCCCTCGACGACGGTCTGCGGGTCGACCCGGCCGGCGCCGACGTGGCCTCGGTCCTCGCGGCCGGCTTCCCCGACTGGACCGGCGGCGTCCTGCACGCCGAAGGCCTCCGGTAG
- a CDS encoding LLM class flavin-dependent oxidoreductase — translation MSPTPLSVLDLSPVPDGATIADALRNTIDLARRTEEFGYHRYWLAEHHLATGVASSAPAVLIGQVAAATSTIRVGSGAVQVGHRTALAVVEEFGTLDALYPGRIDLGLGRSGQRRAEAAAELAAPAAPAPAGARVVDGLLIPPPFSFAALVGSPRFALASALLHQPGAQPPAFADQLADILALLRGDYRDGDGLDAHAVPGEGAALQVWLLGSSGGESAQLAGALGLPFAANYHVSPATVLEAVAAYRAAFRPSAARARPYVLVSADVVVAATHAEARRLAAPYGPWVRSIRGGGGAIPFPSPAQAAAEPWTDADRDLVADRVDTQFVGAPDTVAERLRVLRDATGADELLVTTITHDHADRVASYELLAKEWLQ, via the coding sequence ATGTCACCGACCCCCTTGTCCGTTCTCGACCTCTCCCCGGTGCCTGACGGCGCGACGATCGCCGACGCCCTGCGCAACACGATCGACCTGGCCCGCCGGACGGAGGAGTTCGGTTACCACCGCTACTGGCTCGCCGAGCACCACCTCGCGACCGGGGTGGCCAGCTCCGCTCCTGCCGTGCTGATCGGGCAGGTCGCCGCCGCCACCAGCACCATCCGCGTCGGCTCCGGGGCGGTTCAGGTCGGCCATCGCACAGCCTTGGCCGTGGTCGAGGAGTTCGGCACACTCGACGCCCTCTACCCGGGCCGCATCGACCTCGGCCTCGGCCGCTCGGGCCAGCGGCGTGCGGAGGCCGCCGCCGAACTGGCCGCACCGGCCGCGCCGGCGCCGGCCGGGGCCCGGGTGGTCGACGGGCTGCTGATCCCGCCCCCGTTCTCGTTCGCCGCGCTGGTCGGATCACCCCGGTTCGCCCTGGCCAGCGCGTTGCTGCACCAGCCCGGCGCGCAACCCCCGGCCTTCGCCGACCAACTGGCCGACATCCTCGCGCTGCTGCGCGGCGACTACCGCGACGGCGACGGCCTCGACGCGCACGCCGTGCCCGGCGAGGGCGCCGCACTGCAGGTGTGGCTGCTGGGCAGCAGCGGCGGCGAGAGCGCCCAGCTCGCTGGTGCTCTCGGGCTGCCGTTCGCCGCCAACTACCACGTCAGTCCGGCCACCGTGCTCGAGGCGGTCGCCGCGTACCGGGCCGCCTTCCGGCCCTCGGCCGCACGTGCCCGACCGTACGTGCTGGTCTCCGCAGACGTCGTCGTGGCGGCCACCCACGCGGAGGCGCGGCGGTTGGCCGCGCCCTACGGGCCGTGGGTACGCAGCATCCGCGGCGGTGGCGGCGCCATCCCGTTCCCCAGTCCCGCGCAGGCCGCCGCCGAGCCGTGGACGGACGCGGACCGGGACCTCGTGGCCGACCGGGTGGACACCCAGTTCGTCGGGGCCCCGGACACCGTCGCCGAACGGCTGCGGGTCCTGCGGGACGCCACCGGCGCCGACGAACTGCTCGTCACCACCATCACCCACGACCACGCCGACCGGGTGGCCTCCTACGAACTGCTCGCCAAGGAGTGGCTCCAGTAG
- a CDS encoding LLM class flavin-dependent oxidoreductase, producing MKFLLITLITHLPDPVTGRRRSTTDRFREVVDTAVLAEELGFDGYGVGERHERPFISSSPPVVLSHIAAKTNTIRLFTAVTTLSLLDPVRAYEDYATLDHLSGGRLDLIIGKGNGAAQAKLFHVTPDDQWDRNREGYELFRRLWREDTVTWAGRYRPSLTDAETWPRPLQQPIRIWHGSATSRESVDLAARYGDPIFSANVTNTIEPYAALIDHYRERWTHYGHDPADALVGAGTAGFYAARTSQEAVDTYRPIFDARVAAFRRLGVEPVFTSIEDAIERSSMLVGSPEQIIDKVLRYHERFGHEVIHLQADSDGLTGTQHRRSLELFQAEVAPVLRREIPSRPLDPPLATPAPTPATV from the coding sequence ATGAAATTCCTGCTCATCACTCTGATCACCCACCTTCCGGACCCGGTCACCGGCCGGCGGCGCAGCACCACCGACCGGTTCCGCGAGGTCGTCGACACCGCCGTCCTGGCCGAGGAACTGGGCTTCGACGGGTACGGCGTCGGCGAACGGCACGAGCGCCCCTTCATCTCGTCCTCACCGCCCGTGGTGCTCAGCCACATCGCCGCGAAGACCAACACCATCCGACTCTTCACCGCCGTGACCACCCTCAGCCTGCTGGACCCGGTGCGCGCCTACGAGGACTACGCCACGCTGGACCACCTCAGCGGCGGCCGACTCGACCTCATCATCGGCAAGGGCAACGGGGCCGCCCAGGCCAAGCTCTTCCACGTCACCCCCGACGACCAGTGGGACCGCAACCGGGAGGGCTACGAACTGTTCCGCCGGCTCTGGCGCGAGGACACCGTCACCTGGGCCGGCCGCTACCGGCCGTCGCTGACGGACGCCGAGACCTGGCCCCGGCCGCTGCAACAGCCCATCCGCATCTGGCACGGCAGCGCCACTAGCCGGGAGTCGGTCGACCTCGCCGCCCGCTACGGCGACCCGATCTTCTCCGCCAACGTCACCAACACCATCGAGCCGTACGCCGCCCTGATCGACCACTACCGCGAACGCTGGACGCACTACGGCCACGACCCGGCCGACGCCCTGGTGGGCGCGGGAACCGCCGGCTTCTACGCCGCCCGCACCTCCCAGGAGGCGGTCGACACGTACCGCCCGATCTTCGACGCCCGGGTCGCCGCCTTCCGCCGGCTCGGCGTGGAGCCGGTCTTCACCAGCATCGAGGACGCGATCGAGCGCAGCTCCATGCTGGTCGGCAGCCCGGAGCAGATCATCGACAAGGTGCTGCGCTACCACGAGCGGTTCGGCCACGAGGTGATCCACCTCCAGGCGGACTCCGATGGGCTGACCGGCACCCAGCACCGGCGGAGCCTGGAGCTGTTTCAGGCCGAGGTGGCTCCCGTTCTGCGCCGGGAGATCCCCAGTCGCCCGCTCGATCCACCGCTCGCCACACCCGCGCCGACGCCCGCGACCGTTTGA